The following is a genomic window from Armatimonadota bacterium.
TGCGGGTGACCCGCCAGGCGGTCTTTGACGGCCTGCGCCGCTCGGTACGGGAGCTGGAGCGGTTCGAGGCGTCGGTGGGGCTGGTGGCCGTCGCCGACCGGATGTCCCGGCGGCAGGCCGAGGTGCACGCGCGCCTGGCCGCCCTGGAGGACGCCATCGCGCAGCTACAGGGCCGGGTGGACGAGGCGGTGCTGCGGGGCATCACCCGGGCCCTGGACGGCCTGCGGCGGGCGCTGCGTTCCTAGATGCCGGCGGACACCCACTACTTCACACCGTCTCCCCGGGTGCGCTCGTCTCCCCGGGTAGTGCGCGCCCGACTGCGAGGCCGGGTCTGGGAGTTTGTCACCGACCGGGGAGTGTTTGCCCGGGGTGGGGTGGACCGGGGAACGCGCCTGCTGGCCGAGACGATGCGGATCGAGCCCACCGACCACGTGCTGGACCTGGGCTGCGGCTACGGGCCGCTGGGCCTGGTGGCGGCCGCCCTGGCGCCCGCCGGGCGGGCCGTGCTGGTGGACATCAACGCCCGCGCCGTCGAGCTGGCCCGGGAAAACGCCCGCCGCCACGGCCT
Proteins encoded in this region:
- a CDS encoding sigma factor-like helix-turn-helix DNA-binding protein; this translates as MERALAERVWVARLLDTYGELLTDHQQTLLRLYYLDDLSLGEIAERLRVTRQAVFDGLRRSVRELERFEASVGLVAVADRMSRRQAEVHARLAALEDAIAQLQGRVDEAVLRGITRALDGLRRALRS
- a CDS encoding methyltransferase, translating into MPADTHYFTPSPRVRSSPRVVRARLRGRVWEFVTDRGVFARGGVDRGTRLLAETMRIEPTDHVLDLGCGYGPLGLVAAALAPAGRAVLVDINARAVELARENARRHGLHNVEALQGDGCAPVAGREFDVVVTNPPIRAGRATWRRLVREAWAHLRPGGRFYFVARTAQGARTLAREVAAVFGSVVEREREAGYRVYEAVRQPGSPAGDGGV